In Campylobacter vicugnae, a genomic segment contains:
- a CDS encoding OmpA family protein has protein sequence MKKLVLVSTVAAALFMAGCSSKSPEVDMSADANKAGQGAMSDAERLNALQSQVQNVYFDFDKFNIRPDMQSVINQNASVFSQNSNFKIMVEGNCDEWGSDEYNYALGVKRAKAGKDALIAQGIAADRIEITSNGESKPVCTDKTKACDAQNRRDEFRLLP, from the coding sequence ATGAAAAAGTTAGTTTTAGTTTCAACTGTTGCTGCGGCTCTATTTATGGCTGGTTGTAGCTCAAAATCTCCAGAAGTAGATATGAGTGCAGATGCAAATAAAGCAGGTCAAGGTGCTATGAGTGATGCTGAAAGATTAAATGCATTACAATCTCAAGTGCAAAATGTATATTTTGATTTTGACAAATTTAACATTCGCCCAGATATGCAAAGCGTAATTAATCAAAATGCTTCTGTATTTAGTCAAAATAGTAACTTCAAAATTATGGTAGAAGGTAACTGCGATGAGTGGGGTAGCGATGAGTATAACTATGCTCTAGGCGTAAAAAGAGCAAAAGCTGGTAAAGACGCTCTAATAGCTCAAGGTATAGCTGCTGATAGAATCGAAATCACAAGCAATGGCGAAAGCAAACCTGTATGTACTGATAAAACAAAAGCTTGCGATGCTCAAAATCGTCGTGATGAATTTAGATTACTTCCATAA
- a CDS encoding tetratricopeptide repeat protein has protein sequence MKKIINIAVILAATSIFAEVSVFDAGNINTDNPYGLTENEKVLLNNKKKVDRLDQNIGTMQSDVSLVQENIEGVKSLLDSINQRILAIETRVNELENGLNSQKATTAKDITNLKSLIKANQTKQNEDVKKITTALSELTSLIDNKHPKDTNQKSNLESKDKKIDTDNQKSQHLKQLDNMAGADLLAMADKAYKAKEYLKASECFTVLISKNYKPAYSNFMLGEIEYFNKNYKNAVPYYQKSVAISQKGNYMPKLLYHTAISFDKIGDTKSANKFYKALKQAYPDSAEAKAAPDRK, from the coding sequence ATGAAAAAAATCATAAATATTGCAGTCATTTTGGCTGCAACTTCTATATTTGCTGAAGTTTCAGTATTTGATGCGGGTAATATAAATACAGATAATCCATACGGCCTTACCGAAAATGAAAAAGTGTTGCTAAATAATAAAAAAAAAGTAGATAGATTAGACCAAAATATCGGTACAATGCAGTCTGATGTTTCATTAGTTCAAGAAAATATCGAAGGCGTAAAAAGCCTTTTAGATAGTATAAATCAAAGAATTTTAGCTATAGAAACTAGGGTAAATGAGTTAGAAAATGGACTAAATTCGCAAAAAGCCACAACTGCTAAAGATATCACAAATCTTAAATCTCTGATTAAAGCTAATCAGACAAAACAAAATGAAGATGTCAAAAAGATAACAACAGCACTTAGTGAGCTAACTTCGCTAATTGATAACAAACATCCAAAGGATACAAACCAAAAATCAAATTTAGAATCCAAAGATAAAAAAATAGATACAGATAATCAAAAATCACAGCATTTAAAACAGCTTGATAATATGGCAGGTGCTGATCTACTTGCTATGGCAGATAAAGCTTATAAAGCCAAGGAGTATCTAAAAGCTAGTGAGTGCTTTACCGTTTTAATTAGTAAAAACTATAAACCAGCTTATTCAAATTTTATGCTTGGTGAGATTGAGTATTTTAATAAAAATTACAAAAATGCTGTGCCATACTATCAAAAAAGTGTTGCCATCAGTCAAAAAGGCAACTATATGCCAAAGCTATTGTATCATACAGCAATTAGCTTTGATAAAATAGGCGATACAAAAAGTGCTAATAAATTTTATAAAGCATTAAAGCAAGCCTACCCAGATAGCGCAGAGGCAAAGGCTGCACCTGATAGAAAATAA
- a CDS encoding FKBP-type peptidyl-prolyl cis-trans isomerase has translation MSKVIKMFYELKDANSGELLESNIGGQEIAFVSGKNQVLEALESGVLNLEVGQKATIKIPASQGVGEYDENALQVLPKEQFAGIDLNIGMELFGEGEDGSTVRVTVKAIGENDVTVDFNHPYAGKDLEFNVQITENRDADADEELTGVVAMPHVCGCGGHDHGHGHHHGHGGCGGHGGCGGHGHHHDDEDECCNGAHHDENGGGCCGKHH, from the coding sequence ATGTCAAAAGTTATTAAAATGTTTTATGAGCTAAAAGATGCTAATAGTGGCGAACTTTTAGAATCAAATATAGGCGGTCAAGAGATTGCATTTGTAAGCGGTAAAAATCAAGTTTTAGAAGCACTTGAGAGTGGTGTTTTAAATTTAGAAGTTGGTCAAAAAGCTACAATTAAAATTCCAGCTAGCCAAGGCGTAGGCGAATATGATGAAAACGCTTTGCAAGTACTTCCTAAAGAGCAATTTGCAGGAATTGATTTAAATATTGGTATGGAGCTTTTTGGCGAAGGAGAAGATGGTAGCACAGTTCGTGTAACTGTAAAAGCTATCGGTGAAAATGATGTAACAGTAGATTTTAATCACCCATACGCTGGTAAAGATTTGGAATTTAATGTACAGATTACAGAAAATAGAGATGCTGATGCTGATGAGGAGCTAACAGGTGTTGTAGCTATGCCTCATGTATGTGGCTGCGGCGGTCACGATCATGGACATGGACATCACCATGGCCATGGTGGTTGCGGGGGTCATGGTGGCTGCGGCGGTCATGGCCATCATCATGATGATGAAGATGAGTGTTGCAATGGTGCTCACCATGATGAAAATGGTGGCGGATGCTGCGGTAAACACCACTAA
- the fabD gene encoding ACP S-malonyltransferase, with protein sequence MKVAFIFPGQGSQSIGMGQEIYNEFSSAKELLDSASEYCGIDFKTLLFEANDKLGESEFTQPAIVLNSLMCFEAFKSQLNLKPELSFGHSLGEFSALSVSGAIKPLDAIKVVNLRGKFMAQDCAEIGAGMMVILGLSNEKVEEICKNSNKQIWAANYNCDGQIVVAGIRSDLQATVDEFKSAGAKRAMLLDMSVASHCPLLQNASIKLASELENLLSEEFAPVISNVTAKTYTTKKEALELLKLQLTSPVLYQNSVKNYVDEIDCFIEFGASVLKGMNKKICDKPTYSITNLSSLNEALEALR encoded by the coding sequence ATGAAAGTTGCATTTATTTTCCCTGGTCAAGGCTCACAGAGTATTGGTATGGGGCAAGAAATATATAACGAATTTAGCAGTGCTAAGGAGTTATTAGATAGTGCTAGCGAGTATTGCGGTATTGATTTTAAAACTTTACTCTTTGAAGCTAATGATAAATTAGGTGAGTCTGAATTTACTCAACCAGCAATTGTGTTAAACTCATTAATGTGTTTTGAAGCGTTTAAAAGTCAATTAAATTTAAAACCAGAGCTAAGCTTTGGACACTCTTTAGGTGAGTTTAGCGCTCTTAGTGTAAGTGGAGCAATTAAACCTTTAGACGCTATTAAAGTTGTAAATTTGCGTGGTAAATTTATGGCTCAAGATTGTGCAGAAATTGGCGCTGGAATGATGGTAATTTTAGGTCTTAGTAATGAAAAAGTTGAAGAGATCTGTAAAAATAGTAATAAGCAAATTTGGGCAGCAAATTATAACTGCGATGGTCAAATAGTAGTAGCTGGAATTAGAAGCGATCTTCAAGCAACCGTAGATGAGTTTAAATCTGCTGGAGCCAAAAGAGCAATGCTGCTTGATATGAGCGTAGCAAGTCACTGTCCTTTGCTTCAAAATGCTAGTATAAAGCTTGCTAGTGAGCTTGAGAATTTACTAAGTGAAGAGTTTGCACCGGTAATTTCAAATGTTACAGCTAAGACTTATACTACTAAAAAAGAGGCTTTAGAATTATTAAAACTTCAATTAACTAGCCCAGTTTTATATCAAAATAGTGTAAAAAATTATGTTGATGAGATTGATTGTTTTATTGAATTTGGTGCAAGCGTATTAAAAGGAATGAATAAAAAAATCTGCGATAAACCAACATATAGTATCACAAATTTAAGCTCACTCAATGAAGCTTTAGAGGCGTTAAGATGA
- a CDS encoding 5'-methylthioadenosine/adenosylhomocysteine nucleosidase — translation MRIAILGAMSEEIEFLLKAVGDYQKIDYARNSFYKAQCGNHELVIAYSKIGKVNAALTATILVEKFGCEKLIFTGVAGALNKNLKIGDMLYATTTAQHDLDITAFGHPHGYVPGINIFENSDEKLNSVAKKVADSLGIGLIGGVVATGDQFICNEEKKEWIKSTFKADAVEMEGASVAQVCAALGVGFCMLRAISDEAGGKAEVDFDTFLTQAADKSAKFVLEMVKNI, via the coding sequence ATGAGAATTGCTATCCTTGGGGCTATGAGTGAAGAGATTGAGTTTTTGCTAAAAGCAGTTGGTGATTATCAAAAGATTGATTATGCTAGAAATTCATTTTATAAAGCACAGTGTGGCAATCATGAATTAGTAATAGCTTATTCAAAGATTGGAAAAGTCAATGCAGCTTTAACTGCAACAATTTTAGTTGAGAAATTTGGCTGCGAAAAGCTGATATTTACTGGCGTTGCTGGTGCTTTAAATAAGAATTTAAAGATCGGTGATATGCTATATGCCACTACTACAGCTCAGCATGATTTAGATATTACAGCTTTTGGACATCCACATGGTTATGTGCCTGGAATTAATATTTTTGAAAATAGCGACGAGAAGCTAAATAGTGTAGCTAAAAAGGTGGCTGATTCTTTAGGTATTGGTTTAATTGGTGGAGTAGTTGCTACTGGCGATCAATTTATCTGCAATGAAGAGAAAAAAGAGTGGATAAAATCTACTTTTAAAGCTGATGCTGTAGAGATGGAAGGGGCAAGCGTTGCTCAAGTTTGTGCTGCTCTTGGTGTTGGATTTTGTATGCTTAGAGCTATTAGCGATGAAGCTGGTGGTAAAGCAGAGGTTGATTTTGATACATTTTTAACTCAAGCAGCAGATAAATCTGCTAAATTTGTTCTAGAAATGGTAAAAAATATATGA
- a CDS encoding tRNA 2-thiocytidine biosynthesis TtcA family protein: MIELSKKLIRQVGQTNAKYKMFEKGDKILLGLSGGKDSLSLAHILKHFQNVTPDKFEFEAVTLSYGMGENYEYLTQHCKAHGIKHSVIDSSIFEISKDKIRKNSSFCSFFSRMRRGYLYTYALANGFNKLAIGHHLDDAVESFFMNFTYNGAMRTLAPKYTAKNGVIVIRPLINVRERQLRDNATRNELRVIGDEACPAMRFDVKMPHARAETKELLATLEKQNPKLFVSLQAAFENIHLDTFFKVN, encoded by the coding sequence ATGATAGAACTAAGCAAAAAATTAATTAGACAAGTTGGCCAAACTAACGCTAAGTATAAGATGTTTGAAAAAGGCGATAAGATTTTGCTGGGTTTAAGTGGCGGTAAAGATAGCCTTAGTTTGGCACATATTCTTAAGCATTTTCAAAATGTAACTCCTGATAAATTTGAATTTGAAGCAGTAACGCTAAGCTATGGAATGGGTGAAAATTATGAATATTTAACTCAGCATTGCAAGGCTCATGGAATCAAACACAGCGTAATTGATAGTTCTATATTTGAGATTAGTAAAGATAAAATTCGTAAAAACTCAAGTTTTTGCAGCTTTTTTAGCCGTATGAGACGAGGATATCTCTATACATATGCACTAGCTAATGGATTTAATAAGCTTGCTATTGGACATCATTTAGATGATGCTGTAGAGAGTTTTTTTATGAATTTTACATACAATGGAGCTATGAGAACTCTAGCACCAAAATATACTGCTAAAAATGGCGTGATAGTGATTAGGCCGCTTATTAATGTGCGTGAGCGTCAATTGCGTGATAATGCTACTAGAAATGAGCTTAGAGTGATTGGAGATGAGGCGTGTCCGGCTATGAGATTTGATGTAAAAATGCCACATGCAAGAGCTGAAACTAAAGAGCTTTTAGCTACTTTAGAAAAGCAAAATCCAAAACTATTTGTAAGTTTGCAAGCTGCTTTTGAAAACATACATTTAGATACATTTTTTAAGGTTAATTAA
- a CDS encoding nitrous oxide reductase accessory protein NosL — MKKLILLALFAGIVFGANLKDNEFFKDTNSTCPIKFIDVFKYPDWIAVLEYKNGKKVLFSSAKQMFYYFYTSKPKEVVPLKKMYVTDYKTKELIEATEAFYVFGSNVVSFSGDDLIPFASYEDAKKFADDNSASRIFEFSKINKKLIDYLD, encoded by the coding sequence ATGAAAAAACTTATACTTTTAGCTCTTTTTGCTGGAATAGTTTTTGGGGCAAATTTAAAAGATAATGAGTTTTTTAAAGATACAAACTCTACTTGTCCTATTAAATTCATAGATGTCTTTAAATATCCTGATTGGATTGCAGTTTTAGAATATAAAAATGGTAAAAAAGTACTATTTAGCTCAGCCAAACAGATGTTTTACTACTTTTATACAAGCAAACCAAAAGAGGTTGTGCCGCTTAAAAAGATGTATGTTACAGATTATAAAACAAAAGAACTCATCGAAGCTACGGAGGCGTTTTATGTTTTTGGTAGCAATGTAGTAAGTTTTAGTGGCGATGATTTAATCCCATTTGCTAGCTATGAAGATGCTAAAAAATTTGCCGATGACAACTCAGCTAGTAGAATTTTTGAATTTAGTAAAATTAATAAAAAATTGATTGATTATTTAGATTAG
- a CDS encoding ABC transporter permease yields MKNLILIAKIDIQETFASKWFLFYLLTFAGLIAIFFVTGVVDSRVAGFSGLTRMLLLFIQICIIILPIFILITTVRSINSDRETGALEYLLSFPISLKEYYFGKALGRAFTVFLPIFIALILSLIIAIFKNVDIPWGVFFYYTLLLLVLSFAFLSFGFLISSFIKSSELGLGFSFLFWLFLLAFLDLALIGLMMQSSINENIIYSISLANPMQVFRIAAISLFDPNLAVIGPAAYFILDGFGKINFLIYSALYPTLLGIICMIFGYISFSKKDLI; encoded by the coding sequence GTGAAAAATTTAATCCTAATAGCAAAAATTGATATACAAGAGACATTTGCTTCAAAGTGGTTTTTATTTTATTTGCTTACCTTTGCTGGATTGATAGCAATATTTTTTGTAACAGGAGTTGTTGATAGCAGAGTTGCTGGATTTAGCGGACTTACTAGAATGCTTTTGCTATTTATTCAAATTTGTATAATAATCTTGCCAATCTTTATTCTCATCACAACTGTGCGAAGTATAAACTCAGATAGAGAAACTGGCGCTTTAGAGTATCTTCTTAGCTTTCCAATATCGCTTAAAGAGTACTATTTTGGCAAAGCTTTAGGAAGAGCATTCACAGTCTTTTTACCTATATTTATAGCTCTTATCTTATCGCTTATTATAGCTATTTTTAAAAATGTAGATATTCCTTGGGGAGTATTTTTTTATTACACCTTATTGCTTTTAGTGCTATCTTTTGCCTTTTTATCGTTTGGATTTTTAATCTCAAGTTTTATTAAAAGTAGCGAACTTGGACTTGGATTTTCATTTTTATTTTGGCTATTTTTGTTAGCATTTTTAGACCTTGCATTAATAGGCCTAATGATGCAAAGCTCAATAAATGAAAATATCATCTACTCCATCTCATTAGCAAACCCTATGCAGGTTTTTAGAATCGCAGCAATTAGTCTATTTGATCCAAATTTAGCTGTAATTGGTCCAGCAGCTTACTTTATTTTAGATGGATTTGGCAAAATTAATTTTTTAATATATTCAGCACTATATCCAACTTTACTTGGTATAATTTGCATGATATTTGGATATATTTCGTTTTCTAAGAAGGATTTAATATGA
- a CDS encoding ATP-binding cassette domain-containing protein — protein sequence MIKIENLTKKFGSQIILNNLNLNIQDGQKVLIMGQNGAGKSTLMKAILGELICDSGSIFIDNINPIIDRKNALRYLSFVPQTPPPLRLSVAQLCEYSISSTKTDLNNIINYLKELDLNYEKEHKKPFYKLSGGMKQKVLIALALARDSKTILFDEPTANLDPQAREKFINILKSKFQSHTLIFISHRISEVKGIVNRVVEMDLGNIIKDSEV from the coding sequence TTGATAAAAATAGAAAACTTAACTAAAAAATTTGGCTCTCAAATTATTCTAAATAACCTAAATTTAAACATTCAAGATGGTCAAAAGGTTCTAATAATGGGACAAAATGGAGCTGGAAAATCTACTTTAATGAAGGCGATATTAGGTGAGTTAATCTGCGATAGTGGCTCTATATTCATAGATAATATCAATCCAATTATAGATAGAAAAAATGCTTTAAGATATCTAAGTTTCGTCCCTCAAACTCCACCACCTCTTAGGCTTAGTGTCGCTCAACTATGTGAATACTCTATAAGCTCAACCAAAACAGATCTAAACAATATAATAAATTATCTAAAAGAGTTAGATCTAAACTATGAAAAAGAGCATAAAAAGCCTTTTTACAAACTCTCAGGCGGTATGAAGCAAAAGGTATTAATCGCTCTAGCTCTTGCAAGAGATTCAAAGACTATACTCTTTGATGAACCTACTGCCAATCTCGATCCTCAAGCTAGAGAGAAATTTATAAATATATTAAAATCCAAATTTCAATCTCACACACTTATTTTTATCTCTCACAGAATAAGCGAAGTCAAAGGCATAGTAAATCGTGTTGTCGAGATGGATTTAGGCAATATCATTAAAGATAGCGAGGTATAA
- a CDS encoding NapH/MauN family ferredoxin-type protein gives MNKYQGRQTVANASFFSTFISTTKDGKKRPSIRFYRYFTMILIHLLFVLSFVADIQVIEGDITGSRMLGFHLADPFITTEVILSRGQLPINLLIGTFTILAFYMLFAGRAFCSWVCPYNFFGEFAERLNAKLVSKKIIKKREFDTKIRYVFLIIFWILSLVSGYLIFEIFNVVGIVSRFIIYGYSAAIWWAVLVFLAEVFFSRRFWCRYVCPIGTLYSLLSKFRAIKVSWNKEKCDHCAVCMDVCIVPKVLEITKSKNKDIPGEKFSIISGDCTMCGRCIDVCHQDALNYENRLKKLL, from the coding sequence ATGAATAAATATCAAGGCCGCCAAACAGTAGCAAATGCTAGTTTTTTCTCTACTTTTATAAGCACAACAAAAGATGGCAAAAAGCGTCCTAGTATAAGATTTTACCGATATTTTACTATGATTTTGATTCATCTTTTGTTTGTGCTTTCATTTGTAGCAGATATTCAAGTTATTGAAGGCGATATCACTGGGTCTAGAATGTTAGGCTTTCATCTAGCCGATCCGTTTATCACCACCGAAGTTATACTTAGCAGAGGACAATTACCTATAAATTTACTTATTGGTACATTTACTATTTTGGCTTTTTATATGCTTTTTGCTGGGCGTGCTTTTTGTTCGTGGGTCTGTCCATATAATTTTTTTGGCGAATTTGCCGAGAGATTAAATGCTAAATTAGTTAGTAAAAAAATAATCAAAAAAAGAGAATTTGATACAAAAATAAGATATGTATTTTTGATAATTTTTTGGATTTTAAGCTTAGTGAGTGGATATTTAATATTTGAGATTTTTAATGTTGTAGGTATAGTATCAAGATTTATTATATATGGATATAGTGCTGCGATTTGGTGGGCTGTTTTAGTATTTTTAGCTGAAGTATTCTTTAGTAGAAGATTTTGGTGTAGATATGTTTGTCCTATTGGAACACTATATTCATTATTATCTAAATTTAGAGCTATAAAAGTTAGCTGGAATAAGGAAAAATGCGATCACTGTGCTGTATGTATGGATGTTTGCATTGTCCCAAAAGTTCTAGAAATTACAAAGTCTAAGAATAAAGATATTCCAGGAGAGAAATTTAGTATAATAAGCGGGGATTGCACTATGTGCGGTAGATGTATCGATGTATGCCATCAAGATGCTTTAAATTACGAAAATAGGCTTAAAAAGCTTTTATAA